TCAGGATAGATCCAAACCCTCTGATCCCACATTTCCGATTGAATTGATCCTTTCGAGCATGGCAGCCGGTTTGTTCCGATTGAAAGAGAAAGTGCTTGCCTAAACCAAATTAAAGGATTGCCATGTGAGCAGCCTGTTGAACTTTTCTCTGTGTTTACTTTGTGCCCATCGGGTTGACTCGAGGGATCATCCTGTCTTTGCTCATCGGTTTGTTCCGATTGTGTGCTGTGTTGCGTGCGCCTAAAAAATGGGAATGGGagtttttgcttttcttaaGCTCTCTGACAAAGGGAAAGATTTGCAGAAGCTGTCACTTATTGGAAGGCAAAGGAGGGTCTAATTTCATTCTCAAGTGGCATTTCTCTTGATATGGTGCAaagatcaattaaattttatgcTAAGCGCAAATGTGAAGGACTTAGAGGGCATCGAGGGAAAATTAATTTAACGATTCATGAGGAGCTCTGCTCGAGATGGCGAATTCAGTACTGACGCTGCTGTTCTTGCTTGTCTTGTTGGATTCATATGCTTTATGCTTTATTGACCGTGGCTATGGGGCTTTGAATCAAAGTAATCCCAAACAAATGTGGTGCTAGGAAAACTCTATGCCATCTTTGCTTGCGAATCAGGACCAAAAGAAGTTGTCTTCCGGATGGAGGATTGGCGATGCCCAGGTTGAGTAATTGTACAGACAAAGAAGACCCACTTCCTTTAAATTCTTAAATATTCTGGAACAAAGTTCCACGACCAGAATAGAATCAAAACCATATCCCTTTTCCTCTAAAATGAAGCAAACCCAGCTGGGCGAATTGGAGAGATTGCTTTCAACGGAAGACAGTCCAGTGATTCTTGCAGAGACAGATTAGAATATCATGAATCAATCTGGTCAAGAAAGGAAGCAGATTTGATCACTGAAGTCGAGTATATATAACATATACTTGTGCACCTATCTGAATAAGACAGACTTTGGTTGAAGGTTTTTTGATCTCCTCTCTTTCTAAGCCTCAAAAGCTCATAATGGCTGCAACATCCATGAAATCAGCGGCATCCGTCCTGTTACTCCTCAATCTCCTGATCTACTTCGTTGTGATTGTCATCGCCGGGTGGGCCGTGAATCATGCGATTGTGAGATCTAGGGAAACTGGTAAATATTCCAAGTCTATGACCCCGTCAACCTTGATCCTTCAGCCTATAAAGGCACATATTTCCTGtcctaaaaaatgtttttgccaaAATATTTTGGTCGAAAAGGATTTCAAGATGAACATATTCAATGTTTAATGTGCAAGTAGAGTGGGTATAGTTGACTGATCATTGATAAATTCAGTGATCTAACAATAGTATCTCCATTTTCAGCTTCAGTTTTGACGATCCCGGCCCATATATTCCCGATATACTTTCCGGTCGGAAACATGGCGACTGGATTCCTAGTCATCTTCTCACTGATCGCAGGGATCGTGGGCATGACGACTTCAGCCACTGGCTACCTGAACATCACTGAAGGGGGTATCTTAAACTTGCACGCAGCTGCCGCCTCTTCTCTCATCACGTTGCTCCTAACTTTTTTGGCTATGGGGTGAGAGGGAGACCCTTCTCTAAGCTCTTATTTTTTTACCTGTAAATTGCTATGTGgagttaagaaaagaaaaaagcgaTATGAGGTCTATCAGTTAAATGAAGCTCACACCATGACCTGGGTGCTCTTGCAGATTGGCATGTAAGGAAATCGAGATCGGCTGGACTGGTGCGAATCTGGTAAGTGATAAGACATCATAAACTTC
This region of Eucalyptus grandis isolate ANBG69807.140 chromosome 8, ASM1654582v1, whole genome shotgun sequence genomic DNA includes:
- the LOC104414929 gene encoding membrane protein PM19L, whose protein sequence is MAATSMKSAASVLLLLNLLIYFVVIVIAGWAVNHAIVRSRETASVLTIPAHIFPIYFPVGNMATGFLVIFSLIAGIVGMTTSATGYLNITEGGILNLHAAAASSLITLLLTFLAMGLACKEIEIGWTGANLRTLEVLLIFVSATQLFCTSALHAGVSEVTADPSAYGIGRV